Within the Vagococcus carniphilus genome, the region AACAAAAATAGAAACCATAACAGATGCTGAGTGGGAGATCATGAGAGTTGTATGGACTAAAAAGGAAACAACGAGTACAGAAATTATAGAAATATTAGACTCTAAAATGGCATGGAAACCTTCAACCGTCAAAACATTGTTATCACGCTTAGTCTCTAAAGATTATTTATTTACTAGAAAAGAAGGTAAACAATTTATCTATCAAGCTTCTGTCCTAGAAGAAAATGCTGTTAGAGAAGCTAGAAATGAATTATTAGATAAAATCTGTAATAAGAAAATCGGTGGTATGGTTTATGAAATTATTAAAGAAAAAGAATTAAGTTATACTGATATCGAAAAATTGGAACAGTTACTTGCTGAAAAAAAGAAAACAGCTCCTGGTGAGGTAGCTTGTAACTGTATTCCCGGTCAATGCCAGTGTTAAAAAAGGAGGAAAGAAAAAGTGAGTGAACAAAAAGTATATAGTATAGAGGGAATGACTTGTGCTTCCTGCGCTCAAACAGTCGAAAAAGTAACAAGTAAGTTACCAGGAATGACTGAGGCTAGCGTCAATTTAGCAACAGAAAAATTGAGTGTAACTTATGATGACTCTGTTTTAAATGAAGATGAAATTATTAAAGCTGTTGATCAAGCAGGCTATCAAGTTGTGACACAAGGTAATCATATTCAGTATGATATCGATGGAATGACTTGTGCGTCATGTAGTCAAACAGTTGAAAAAGTTGTTAATAAATTAGAAGGCGTCAAAGAAGCAGCTGTTAACTTAGCGACCGAAAAAATGACAGTTGATTTTGATCCTTCTATCGTGTCTTCAGAAGATATTATGAAGACGGTCAAAGATGCAGGCTATTCTGCCAAAGAAAGTCTATCTCAAGAAGCTCAAGCAGATTTAGATAAAGAAAAAAAAGAAAAACAAATTAAAGATTTGTGGAGAAGGTTCTGGGTTTCAGGTATTTTTGCATTACCACTTCTTTATATTGCGATGGGAGAAATGGTCGGTTTACCCATACCTAGTTTAGTTGATCCAATGGTGTATCCTGAACGTTTTGCTCTCCTTCAAGTTATTTTAGTAACACCGACGTTAATTGTTGGTCGTTCATTTTTTACAGTAGGTTTTAAGGCTTTATTTAAAGGTCATCCTAATATGGATTCTTTAGTGGCTTTAGGAACAAGTGCAGCAGTAGCATATAGTGCTTATGGAACAATCATGGTTCTTTTAGGGGATGCTCATTTTGCGATGAATCTTTACTATGAAACTGCTGGAGTGATTTTAACTCTAATTACATTAGGTAAATATTTCGAAGCTGTTTCAAAAGGAAAAACATCTGAAGCTATTAAAAAATTAATGGGTCTAGCACCAAAAACAGCTATGGTTGTTAGAGATGGTGTGGAAGTCGAAATTCAAGTAGAAGATGTGCAATTAGGTGATATTGTTGTTGTGAAACCAGGTGAAAAAATTCCAGTTGATGGGGTATTAGTTTCTGGTAATAGTGCAGTTGATGAATCCATGATTACAGGTGAGAGTATTCCTGTTGAAAAAGAAATTGGGGACACTGTTATTGGTGCAAGCATTAATAAAAATGGTTCCTTTAGATTTGAAGCGACTAAGGTTGGGAAAGATACGACTTTATCTCAAATTATTAAATTGGTAGAAGATGCTCAAGGTTCAAAAGCTCCGATTGCTCAGATGGCTGACAAAGTTTCTGGTGTTTTTGTTCCCGTTGTTATTGTTTTAGCAGTTCTTTCAGGAATTGTCTGGTTCTTTTTAGGTCAAGAATCATGGGTATTTGCCTTAACGATTACAATTTCAGTATTAGTTATTGCATGTCCGTGTGCTCTTGGTCTAGCTACTCCTACAGCTATTATGGTGGGAACTGGTAAGGGTGCGGAAAATGGCGTGTTGATTAAGGGTGGAGATGCTCTTGAAACAACTCATAAAATTCAAACCATTGTCTTCGATAAAACAGGAACAATTACTGAAGGAAAACCAGTTGTAACAGATGTCGTAACAACTAATTTCATTGATAAAACCAAACTACTTCAACTAGCAGCTTCTGCAGAAAGAGGATCAGAACATCCTCTAGGTGAGGCTATCACTCAAGAAGGAGATCGTTTAGGATTAGCTGTGCAAGAAGTAACTAACTTTGAAGCTATTCC harbors:
- a CDS encoding CopY/TcrY family copper transport repressor yields the protein MSLTKIETITDAEWEIMRVVWTKKETTSTEIIEILDSKMAWKPSTVKTLLSRLVSKDYLFTRKEGKQFIYQASVLEENAVREARNELLDKICNKKIGGMVYEIIKEKELSYTDIEKLEQLLAEKKKTAPGEVACNCIPGQCQC
- a CDS encoding heavy metal translocating P-type ATPase; the protein is MSEQKVYSIEGMTCASCAQTVEKVTSKLPGMTEASVNLATEKLSVTYDDSVLNEDEIIKAVDQAGYQVVTQGNHIQYDIDGMTCASCSQTVEKVVNKLEGVKEAAVNLATEKMTVDFDPSIVSSEDIMKTVKDAGYSAKESLSQEAQADLDKEKKEKQIKDLWRRFWVSGIFALPLLYIAMGEMVGLPIPSLVDPMVYPERFALLQVILVTPTLIVGRSFFTVGFKALFKGHPNMDSLVALGTSAAVAYSAYGTIMVLLGDAHFAMNLYYETAGVILTLITLGKYFEAVSKGKTSEAIKKLMGLAPKTAMVVRDGVEVEIQVEDVQLGDIVVVKPGEKIPVDGVLVSGNSAVDESMITGESIPVEKEIGDTVIGASINKNGSFRFEATKVGKDTTLSQIIKLVEDAQGSKAPIAQMADKVSGVFVPVVIVLAVLSGIVWFFLGQESWVFALTITISVLVIACPCALGLATPTAIMVGTGKGAENGVLIKGGDALETTHKIQTIVFDKTGTITEGKPVVTDVVTTNFIDKTKLLQLAASAERGSEHPLGEAITQEGDRLGLAVQEVTNFEAIPGHGIEVVIEGETLILGNKKLMVERKIDLSSIEAESDRLASEGKTPMYVANKEHLLGIIAVADTIKESSIAAIEKLHRMGIEVAMITGDNKRTAEAIAKQVGIDRVLSEVLPEDKANEVKKLQQEGKKVAMVGDGINDAPALAQADIGIAIGSGTDVAMESADIVLMRSDLMDVPTAIELSHATIKNIKENLFWAFAYNTLGIPVAMGVLYAFGGPLLSPIIAGAAMSFSSVSVLLNALRLKRFKPSR